In a single window of the Elaeis guineensis isolate ETL-2024a chromosome 8, EG11, whole genome shotgun sequence genome:
- the LOC105032415 gene encoding cytochrome b561 and DOMON domain-containing protein At3g25290, with protein sequence MAVDAAALLLLSAAIAAVWFHPPTTAAAQGCASQNLGSNRIFAACSDLPHLSSSLHWTYDRAAAALSIAFVAPPAAAEGWVAWAINPTGSGMAGSQALVAFRQADGKMGVKTYNITGYALEESKIAFETSDLAAEYAGGFMRIFGTLKLGKEMTVVNEVWQVGGSVTNGVPDKHAFQPENLESKGKLDLIRGVSSGSGDSITRERNIHGVLNAVSWGIVLPIGAIIARYLKTFQSADPAWFYLHLSCQLTGYIVGVAGWATGLNLGSKSKGVRYTTHRNIGITLFSLATLQVCALFLRPNKDHKYRFYWNIYHHLVGYTVIILGVINVFKGLTILNTDQKWTTAYITVISMLGGIALSLEAITWIIVLRRKSHKSTKPYGGSNSTGGHHGVQQPLSV encoded by the exons ATGGCCGTCGACGCCGCTGCTTTACTGCTCCTCTCAGCCGCCATCGCCGCCGTTTGGTTCCATCCACCGACCACCGCCGCAGCACAGGGCTGCGCCTCCCAGAATCTGGGTTCCAACCGGATCTTCGCCGCCTGCAGCGACCTCCCCcacctctcctcctcccttcatTGGACCTACGACCGCGCGGCCGCGGCGCTCTCCATCGCCTTCGTGGCGCCACCGGCGGCGGCAGAAGGGTGGGTGGCGTGGGCGATCAACCCCACTGGGAGCGGCATGGCCGGGTCCCAGGCGCTGGTGGCGTTCCGGCAGGCGGACGGGAAGATGGGGGTCAAGACCTACAACATCACGGGGTACGCGCTGGAGGAGTCGAAGATCGCGTTCGAGACGTCGGATCTGGCGGCGGAGTACGCCGGCGGGTTCATGAGGATCTTTGGGACGTTGAAGCTGGGGAAGGAGATGACGGTGGTGAACGAGGTGTGGCAGGTGGGGGGATCGGTGACGAACGGCGTGCCGGACAAGCACGCTTTCCAACCCGAGAATTTGGAGTCCAAGGGCAAGTTGGATTTGATCCGGGGGGTGAGCTCCGGATCCGGGGATTCCATTACGAGGGAGAGGAAT ATACATGGAGTTTTGAATGCTGTGAGTTGGGGAATTGTGCTTCCAATTGGAGCAATAATTGCAAGATATCTGAAGACATTCCAGTCAGCAGACCCTGCATGGTTTTACCTTCATTTGTCATGCCAGCTCACCGGTTACATCGTGGGGGTTGCTGGCTGGGCAACCGGTCTCAATCTTGGGAGCAAGTCTAAGGGAGTACGGTACACCACTCATCGGAACATTGGGATTACCCTGTTCTCTCTTGCCACCTTACAG GTTTGTGCATTGTTTCTGAGACCCAACAAGGATCACAAGTATCGCTTCTACTGGAACATCTACCACCACTTGGTAGGATACACAGTCATTATATTGGGTGTCATCAATGTCTTCAAAGGCCTGACAATCTTAAACACTGATCAGAAGTGGACTACAGCATATATCACTGTGATTAGCATGTTGGGTGGTATTGCCTTGTCATTGGAAGCCATTACTTGGATTATAGTTCTGCGGAGAAAGTCGCACAAGTCCACAAAGCCTTATGGTGGCTCCAATTCTACAGGCGGGCACCATGGCGTGCAACAGCCACTGTCTGTCTGA